In Oryza sativa Japonica Group chromosome 11, ASM3414082v1, the following are encoded in one genomic region:
- the LOC4350941 gene encoding probable non-specific lipid-transfer protein 2: MMMGKSSPSTSPVYAVAAALLLVYLMVAMGAGVVEAAVVPPSRCNPTLLTPCAGPALFGGPVPPACCAQLRAQAACLCAYARSPNYGSYIRSPNARRLFAVCGLPMPQCS, encoded by the coding sequence ATGATGATGGGGAAGTCGTCACCATCAACGTCGCCGGTGtacgccgttgccgccgcgctGCTGCTTGTGTACTTGATGGTGGCCATGGGCGCCggcgtggtggaggcggcggtggtgccacCGTCGAGGTGCAACCCGACGCTGCTGACGCCGTGCGCGGGGCCGGCGCTGTTTGGGGGGCCGGTGCCGCCGGCATGCTGTGCACAGCTGCGGGCACAGGCGGCGTGCCTATGCGCGTACGCACGGAGCCCCAATTATGGTAGCTACATTAGGAGCCCCAACGCTAGGCGTCTCTTCGCCGTCTGCGGCCTTCCCATGCCGCAGTGCTCTTAG
- the LOC4350940 gene encoding oligouridylate-binding protein 1B — protein MQHQQRMKQAAAAAQQQQMMQQALLMQQQQAAAVAAAAQQQQAPLFPPHHPHPGLLAAPQIEPIVSGNLPPGFDSSTCRSVYVGNIHLQVTDSLLHEVFQSIGPVEGCKLIRKEKSSFGFVDYYDRRSAAIAIVSLNGRQLFGQPIKVNWAYASTQREDTSGHFNIFVGDLCPEVTDAALFAFFAGFTSCSDARVMWDQKTGRSRGFGFVSFRNQQDAQNAINELNGKWLGNRQVRCNWATKGANAGEEKQNTDSKGMIELTNGSSEGGKDNANEDGPENNPQYTTVYVGNLPHDVNSNDVHRFFHSLGVGSIEEVRVTRDKGFGFVRYSTHEEAALAIQTGNGQLIGGRQIKCSWGSKPTPPGTASAPLPPPAPAPFNPGMSATDLLAYERTLALSKMAANPALMSQHAALKQAAAMGMGAGASQAIYDGGYQSANAVFY, from the exons ATGCAGCATCAGCAGCGGAtgaagcaggcggcggcggcggcgcagcagcagcagatgatgCAGCAGGCGCTGctcatgcagcagcagcaggctgcggcggtggcggcggcggcgcagcagcagcaggcgccctTGTTCCCCCCGCACCACCCGCACCCGGGCCTCCTCGCGGCGCCGCAG ATAGAGCCCATTGTTAGTGGCAACCTGCCTCCTGGATTTGATTCAAGTACATGCCGGAGTGT GTATGTTGGCAATATCCATCTTCAAGTGACGGATTCACTGCTACATGAGGTCTTCCAAAGTATTGGTCCAGTAGAAGGATGCAAGCTCATCAGGAAGGAAAAG TCATCCTTTGGTTTTGTTGACTATTATGACCGTAGATCTGCTGCAATTGCAATTGTATCACTCAACGGTAGACAATT GTTTGGCCAGCCAATAAAAGTCAATTGGGCATATGCAAGTACTCAAAGAGAGGATACATCAG gccattttaatatttttgttggCGATCTTTGCCCGGAAGTAACAGATGCTGCTTTGTTTGCTTTTTTCGCTGGATTTACCAGTTGCTC agATGCTAGGGTAATGTGGGATCAGAAAACTGGACGATCCAGAGGTTTTGGTTTTGTTTCTTTCAGAAATCAGCAG GACGCACAAAATGCCATAAATGAACTGAATG GGAAGTGGCTCGGCAACCGTCAAGTTCGTTGCAATTGGGCAACAAAGGGTGCTAATGCTGGTGAAGAGAAACAAAATACAGACTCCAAGGGTATGATAGAGTTGACAAATGGTTCATCAG AAGGTGGAAAGGATAATGCAAATGAAGATGGTCCTGAAAACAACCCACAGTACACGACTGTTTATGTTGGCAATCTTCCTCATGAT GTCAACAGCAATGATGTGCACAGATTTTTCCATTCACTTGGGGTTGGTTCAATTGAGGAGGTGCGTGTAACGCGTGATAAAGGTTTTGGCTTTGTGCGTTACAGCACCCATGAAGAAGCTGCTCTAGCAATTCAGACTGGTAATGGACAACTTATTGGCGGTAGGCAGATCAAG TGTTCCTGGGGAAGCAAGCCAACTCCACCAGGGACAGCATCCGCGCCCCTACCCCCTCCAGCACCAGCACCATTCAATCCTGGCATGTCGGCGACCGACCTCCTAGCCTACGAGCGCACCCTGGCGCTGAGCAAGATGGCAGCGAACCCGGCCCTGATGAGTCAGCACGCCGCCCTAAAGCAGGCTGCCGCCATGGGGATGGGCGCCGGAGCCAGCCAGGCCATCTACGACGGCGGCTACCAGAGTGCCAACGCCGTCTTCTACTAG
- the LOC4350939 gene encoding mitochondrial ATP-independent inner membrane protease subunit 1a isoform X2: MSGFARRLGGIPWREIAGEAFSRVFLVAQAVCAVHVVNAHVCSFALVMGPSMLPAMNLAGDVVAVDLVSARLGRVASGDAVLLVSPENPRKAVVKRVVGMEGDAVTFLVDPGNSDASKTVVVPKGHVWVQGDNIYASRDSRQFGPVPYGLITGKIFCRVWPLKDFGPIDPMSAE; encoded by the exons atgtccgGGTTCGCGCGGCGCCTCGGCGGGATCCCGTGGAGGGAGATCGCCGGGGAAGCCTTCTCCCGCGTCTTCCTCGTCGCGCAGGCCGTCTGCGCCGTCCACGTCGTCAACGCCCACGTCTGCTCCTTCGCGCTG GTGATGGGCCCGAGCATGCTGCCGGCGATGAACCTGGCGGGGGACGTGGTGGCGGTGGACCTGGTGagcgcgcggctcgggcgggtggcgagcggcgacgCCGTGCTCCTCGTCTCGCCGGAGAACCCGCGCAAGGCGGTCGTCAAGCGCGTCGTCGGGATGGAGGGCGACGCCGTCACGTTCCTCGTCGACCCCGGCAACAGCGACGCCTCCAAGACCGTCGTG GTACCAAAAGGCCATGTCTGGGTGCAGGGTGATAATATTTATGCTTCTAGAGATTCAAGACAGTTTGGACCTGTCCCTTATGGTCTAATTACAGGGAAGATCTTTTGTCGG GTTTGGCCACTGAAGGATTTTGGTCCGATAGATCCAATGTCAGCTGAGTAG
- the LOC4350939 gene encoding mitochondrial ATP-independent inner membrane protease subunit 1a isoform X1 yields MSGFARRLGGIPWREIAGEAFSRVFLVAQAVCAVHVVNAHVCSFALVMGPSMLPAMNLAGDVVAVDLVSARLGRVASGDAVLLVSPENPRKAVVKRVVGMEGDAVTFLVDPGNSDASKTVVVPKGHVWVQGDNIYASRDSRQFGPVPYGLITGKIFCRNPGLSLYLYLSEPTFFYPFAPEFIEDGMHILRFL; encoded by the exons atgtccgGGTTCGCGCGGCGCCTCGGCGGGATCCCGTGGAGGGAGATCGCCGGGGAAGCCTTCTCCCGCGTCTTCCTCGTCGCGCAGGCCGTCTGCGCCGTCCACGTCGTCAACGCCCACGTCTGCTCCTTCGCGCTG GTGATGGGCCCGAGCATGCTGCCGGCGATGAACCTGGCGGGGGACGTGGTGGCGGTGGACCTGGTGagcgcgcggctcgggcgggtggcgagcggcgacgCCGTGCTCCTCGTCTCGCCGGAGAACCCGCGCAAGGCGGTCGTCAAGCGCGTCGTCGGGATGGAGGGCGACGCCGTCACGTTCCTCGTCGACCCCGGCAACAGCGACGCCTCCAAGACCGTCGTG GTACCAAAAGGCCATGTCTGGGTGCAGGGTGATAATATTTATGCTTCTAGAGATTCAAGACAGTTTGGACCTGTCCCTTATGGTCTAATTACAGGGAAGATCTTTTGTCGG AATCCAGGCCTCTCGCTCTACCTTTATCTCTCCGAGCCGACCTTTTTTTACCCGTTTGCTccagaatttatcgaagacggCATGCATATCTTGAGATTTTTATGA
- the LOC4350939 gene encoding mitochondrial ATP-independent inner membrane protease subunit 1a isoform X3, giving the protein MSGFARRLGGIPWREIAGEAFSRVFLVAQAVCAVHVVNAHVCSFALVMGPSMLPAMNLAGDVVAVDLVSARLGRVASGDAVLLVSPENPRKAVVKRVVGMEGDAVTFLVDPGNSDASKTVVVPKGHVWVQGDNIYASRDSRQFGPVPYGLITGKIFCRG; this is encoded by the exons atgtccgGGTTCGCGCGGCGCCTCGGCGGGATCCCGTGGAGGGAGATCGCCGGGGAAGCCTTCTCCCGCGTCTTCCTCGTCGCGCAGGCCGTCTGCGCCGTCCACGTCGTCAACGCCCACGTCTGCTCCTTCGCGCTG GTGATGGGCCCGAGCATGCTGCCGGCGATGAACCTGGCGGGGGACGTGGTGGCGGTGGACCTGGTGagcgcgcggctcgggcgggtggcgagcggcgacgCCGTGCTCCTCGTCTCGCCGGAGAACCCGCGCAAGGCGGTCGTCAAGCGCGTCGTCGGGATGGAGGGCGACGCCGTCACGTTCCTCGTCGACCCCGGCAACAGCGACGCCTCCAAGACCGTCGTG GTACCAAAAGGCCATGTCTGGGTGCAGGGTGATAATATTTATGCTTCTAGAGATTCAAGACAGTTTGGACCTGTCCCTTATGGTCTAATTACAGGGAAGATCTTTTGTCGG GGATAA